In one Geotoga petraea genomic region, the following are encoded:
- the murB gene encoding UDP-N-acetylmuramate dehydrogenase yields MIIDENLLENLYCNGCDIRKDEPLKNHTNFRIGGPTPYMFFPRTKKSFVYTLRTIRKNGIDYRVIGGGANILVKDEALDFVVISTKYLSNLSLRNEDITKYLLMENSKLINIGFKDEDVYAETGVNLSRVANWCSEDGLSGLEFASGIPGTVGGAVFMNAGAYEGEMKDIVKSVEVYDVYNDSVEILSNEALNFSYRHSILQEKELIVLSVIFKLEKKDINEIFNKIEELSQKRWSKQPLDLPSAGSIFKRPRQDFYVGTTIDKLGLKGFSLGDAMISKKHAGFIVNKGNATFKEVLGVINEVRKIVKEKYDTELTVEPEIWD; encoded by the coding sequence ATGATAATTGATGAAAACTTGTTAGAAAATTTATATTGCAATGGGTGTGATATTCGTAAAGATGAGCCACTTAAAAATCACACCAACTTTAGAATAGGGGGTCCCACTCCATATATGTTTTTCCCCAGAACTAAGAAAAGTTTTGTATATACTTTAAGAACTATTAGAAAAAATGGAATAGATTATAGAGTAATTGGTGGGGGAGCAAATATATTAGTTAAAGATGAAGCTTTGGATTTTGTAGTTATATCAACAAAATATCTTTCCAACCTTTCTTTGAGAAATGAAGATATAACGAAATATTTGTTAATGGAAAACTCAAAGTTAATTAATATTGGATTCAAAGACGAAGATGTATACGCTGAAACAGGAGTAAATCTTTCAAGAGTGGCAAATTGGTGCTCAGAAGATGGATTATCTGGCTTGGAATTTGCTTCAGGAATTCCTGGTACTGTTGGTGGGGCTGTATTCATGAATGCTGGAGCTTACGAAGGTGAGATGAAAGATATCGTTAAAAGTGTTGAAGTGTACGATGTTTACAATGACAGTGTGGAAATTTTATCCAATGAAGCTTTAAATTTTTCTTACAGACATAGCATTCTGCAAGAAAAAGAACTGATAGTATTATCAGTAATTTTTAAACTTGAAAAAAAAGATATAAATGAAATTTTTAATAAAATAGAAGAACTATCTCAAAAAAGATGGTCAAAACAACCTTTAGATTTGCCTTCAGCTGGCAGTATATTCAAAAGGCCTCGACAAGATTTTTATGTTGGCACAACTATAGATAAATTAGGTTTGAAAGGTTTTAGTCTTGGAGATGCAATGATTTCAAAAAAACATGCTGGATTTATAGTTAACAAAGGTAATGCTACTTTTAAGGAAGTTTTAGGAGTTATTAACGAAGTTAGGAAAATAGTAAAAGAAAAATATGATACAGAATTAACAGTTGAACCTGAAATATGGGACTAG
- a CDS encoding N-acetyltransferase, whose product MSYISDKSKIGENLKAGENVVIESDVQIGDNVTIGNNVVIKKGTVIGNNCVIADNTVLGKEPFKASNSAVTEKIELPPLVIGNAVTIGVLSVVYRGAKISDEAFIADLASIRENVDIGIKTIIGKGVTVENKTKIGKYVKIETEAYITALSEIGDYCFIAPQVTFTNDNFLGRTEDRKNHFKGPVIKKGARIGANATILPGVVIEKDTLIAAGSVVTKNTEPKKIYLGSPAKYFGEVPEEQLLKNQTYYKK is encoded by the coding sequence ATGAGCTATATATCAGATAAATCAAAGATTGGGGAAAACTTAAAAGCTGGAGAGAATGTTGTAATAGAATCTGACGTTCAAATTGGAGATAATGTTACAATAGGTAATAATGTGGTAATTAAAAAAGGAACTGTTATAGGAAATAATTGTGTTATAGCAGATAACACAGTTCTTGGGAAAGAACCTTTTAAAGCCTCTAATTCTGCTGTAACTGAAAAAATTGAGTTACCTCCTCTTGTAATTGGAAATGCTGTTACAATAGGAGTATTATCTGTTGTATATAGGGGAGCAAAAATATCTGATGAAGCTTTCATTGCGGATTTAGCAAGTATTAGAGAAAATGTAGATATTGGTATAAAAACTATAATAGGAAAAGGTGTAACTGTTGAAAACAAAACAAAAATAGGAAAGTATGTAAAAATTGAGACAGAGGCATATATAACAGCCCTATCAGAAATTGGGGATTATTGTTTTATAGCCCCTCAAGTTACTTTTACCAACGATAACTTTTTAGGGAGGACCGAAGATAGGAAAAATCATTTCAAAGGACCTGTTATTAAAAAAGGAGCAAGGATTGGTGCAAATGCTACAATACTTCCAGGAGTAGTAATAGAAAAAGATACCCTCATTGCTGCTGGGTCTGTAGTAACAAAAAACACCGAACCAAAAAAAATATATTTAGGTTCACCAGCAAAATATTTTGGAGAAGTTCCCGAAGAACAGTTGCTTAAAAATCAAACATATTATAAAAAATAA
- a CDS encoding M20 family metallopeptidase, translating to MNINDIKKYISKIIDENKEDIFSVSKYLKDNPEIGFKEEKAYDFLTQKLSSLGFEIDNPTEKLPTSFLGKKSGLSHYKKIAILFEYDALPTIGHGCGHNMISAISYGASLALSKIDDLKGDIYVVGCPGEENGGGKVILTNEGIFDNFDVAMMIHPSTENKVYSTSLALDAIKFSYKGQTTHASASPEKGVNALDAVIHLFNGINYLRQYLKDGTRIHGIISNGGEAPNVIPDYAEAKFYFRAKTREYLDDVVKKGINIAEGASKMTGAELSWDYYELSNDDLRPSKKLSETFRKNYMELGIKNIEPDSEGGGSTDVGNVSHRIPAVHPYISIAPKHSISGHTVEFRDATLSKKGKEATLQAAKAIAFTTIDLLYEPNLLKNIKEDFEKNKEV from the coding sequence ATGAATATTAATGATATTAAAAAATATATATCTAAAATAATAGATGAAAATAAAGAAGATATTTTTAGTGTTTCAAAATATCTTAAAGACAATCCAGAAATAGGTTTCAAAGAAGAAAAAGCATATGATTTTCTCACACAAAAATTAAGTAGTTTAGGTTTTGAAATCGACAACCCAACAGAGAAACTTCCAACTTCTTTTCTTGGGAAGAAGTCTGGTTTATCCCATTACAAAAAAATAGCAATTTTATTTGAATACGACGCACTACCAACAATAGGACATGGTTGTGGACATAATATGATCTCAGCTATTAGTTACGGTGCTTCTCTCGCATTATCCAAAATTGATGATTTAAAAGGGGATATTTATGTTGTTGGGTGTCCGGGTGAAGAAAATGGGGGAGGAAAAGTTATTTTAACCAATGAAGGAATTTTTGACAATTTTGATGTTGCCATGATGATTCATCCTTCAACAGAAAATAAAGTTTATTCAACCTCCTTGGCATTAGATGCAATTAAGTTTTCTTACAAAGGTCAAACAACTCATGCTTCAGCATCTCCAGAAAAAGGAGTTAACGCTTTAGATGCTGTTATTCATCTATTTAACGGAATAAATTATTTAAGACAATACTTAAAAGATGGAACAAGGATTCACGGGATAATCTCAAATGGTGGCGAAGCTCCAAATGTAATTCCAGACTATGCAGAAGCTAAATTCTACTTCAGAGCAAAAACGAGAGAATATTTAGACGATGTAGTGAAAAAAGGTATAAACATAGCTGAAGGAGCTTCTAAAATGACTGGAGCGGAATTATCTTGGGATTATTATGAACTTTCAAACGATGATTTAAGACCTTCAAAAAAATTATCAGAAACTTTCAGAAAAAATTACATGGAACTCGGTATAAAAAATATAGAACCAGATTCAGAAGGGGGAGGGTCTACAGACGTTGGAAATGTAAGTCATAGGATTCCAGCAGTTCATCCGTATATTTCTATAGCTCCCAAGCACTCCATATCAGGTCATACTGTTGAATTTAGGGATGCAACTTTATCTAAAAAGGGTAAAGAAGCTACTTTACAAGCTGCTAAAGCGATTGCTTTTACAACAATAGATTTATTGTATGAACCAAATTTGCTTAAAAATATTAAAGAAGATTTTGAAAAAAATAAAGAAGTTTAG
- a CDS encoding ABC transporter substrate-binding protein: MRKLFFVFLLSILLLSTLGLARDTVLIAIQAEPSKLNPITYQDTEADFVLSQIHDPLVELTESGDYTSEGAVIESYSLSEDGKTYSFKIKKGIKFHNGEELNAEDVKFSYESFMDETLGSPHRDYYSDIDEVVVIDDYTVEVRLKNRNVTFLTSARLRNKVLPKDYIEEVGWEGYEQHPIGSGPYEFVRHDPGQRIVLKRFDDYWQGPAKIPNLEFRFFPELTSAIMALQAKQIDFIAELPAEEFKALQNNPSLDLGYGTYQKFEDHRIVFNRRPDSVFSDVKVRQAVAYAINREEIITLTMGDMAVPAVGRIPNFHEAYSPDIPAYEYDPEKARELLKEAGYPNGFTTKIFAPSNYRERVLEVQQIQRQLANVGIQAEVVAIEWGTYLDVTAEGEAPMFRERWSATSPSPFSFVESWHSESSWNSIFGTYHNDEVDKLVDQIKVTVDPEKRWELYREVQRIAMEDAVCVPLYWPIAGEAYNNEIKIPEYLWNVFKRPIYYVNEWSFK, from the coding sequence ATGAGAAAATTATTTTTTGTATTTTTATTGTCTATTTTGTTGTTATCAACACTTGGTTTGGCAAGAGATACTGTATTAATCGCTATACAAGCAGAGCCATCCAAGCTTAATCCTATAACTTATCAGGATACAGAAGCCGATTTTGTACTCAGCCAAATCCATGACCCACTGGTAGAACTAACTGAGAGTGGAGATTATACATCTGAAGGTGCTGTAATAGAATCTTATTCTTTATCAGAAGATGGTAAAACATATTCTTTTAAGATTAAAAAAGGTATTAAATTCCATAATGGAGAAGAATTAAACGCCGAAGATGTTAAGTTCAGTTACGAGTCTTTTATGGATGAAACTTTAGGATCTCCCCATAGAGATTACTATTCTGATATTGATGAAGTAGTTGTTATAGATGATTACACTGTTGAAGTAAGACTTAAAAACAGAAACGTTACGTTTTTAACTTCAGCAAGATTAAGGAACAAGGTTCTTCCAAAAGATTATATTGAAGAAGTAGGATGGGAAGGTTATGAACAACATCCAATAGGCTCAGGACCTTATGAATTCGTTAGACATGACCCAGGACAGAGAATTGTCTTGAAAAGATTTGATGATTATTGGCAAGGACCAGCAAAAATTCCTAATTTGGAATTTAGATTCTTCCCGGAACTAACATCAGCTATAATGGCTTTACAAGCAAAACAAATTGATTTTATAGCAGAATTACCAGCAGAAGAATTTAAAGCTCTTCAAAACAACCCTTCTTTAGATTTAGGGTATGGAACCTATCAAAAATTTGAAGATCACAGAATTGTATTTAACAGAAGACCAGATTCAGTTTTTTCAGATGTAAAAGTTAGACAAGCTGTTGCTTATGCTATAAATAGAGAGGAAATAATAACTTTGACTATGGGGGATATGGCTGTTCCAGCTGTTGGAAGAATTCCTAACTTCCACGAAGCTTATTCACCTGATATACCAGCATATGAATATGACCCGGAAAAAGCAAGAGAATTGTTAAAAGAAGCTGGTTATCCAAACGGCTTTACCACAAAAATTTTTGCGCCCTCAAACTATAGAGAAAGAGTTTTAGAAGTACAACAAATTCAAAGGCAATTAGCAAACGTTGGAATTCAAGCAGAAGTGGTTGCTATAGAATGGGGAACTTATCTAGACGTAACAGCTGAAGGAGAAGCTCCTATGTTTAGAGAAAGATGGTCTGCTACATCACCTTCTCCATTTAGTTTTGTAGAAAGTTGGCACAGTGAATCTTCATGGAATTCAATTTTTGGGACATATCATAATGATGAAGTTGATAAATTAGTAGACCAAATCAAAGTAACTGTTGACCCTGAAAAAAGATGGGAATTGTACAGAGAAGTGCAAAGAATTGCGATGGAAGATGCTGTGTGTGTTCCTTTATACTGGCCAATTGCTGGAGAAGCTTATAACAATGAAATAAAAATACCAGAGTACCTTTGGAATGTATTCAAAAGACCTATTTACTATGTAAATGAATGGTCATTCAAATAA
- a CDS encoding ABC transporter ATP-binding protein: MSQKVINVENNTILKIENLKKYFKSTKGIVKAVDGISLEIEKGDTFGLVGESGCGKSTFVRTILKLINQTDGKIFFRNEDISSFDKNTSRKLRKIMGMVFQNPHSSLNPRMTVYDTISRPLLIHKITKNKRDTTIKIVELLKSMGLQAEHMIRFPHELSGGQKQRIAIARALAVEPEIVFLDEPTSALDVSVQTKILKLLEQAKKDRDLTYFYISHDINLIRVVSNKIGVMYLGKMVETGQTQKIFEKPLHPYTQGLFKSVPEPDPDKKLPEDMLTGEVPSPINPPNGCNFHPRCPYAKSICKEKEPELKSYEDGRLIACHLYLK, from the coding sequence ATGTCACAGAAGGTGATTAATGTGGAAAATAATACTATTTTAAAAATTGAGAATCTCAAAAAATATTTTAAAAGTACCAAAGGGATAGTAAAAGCCGTTGATGGCATATCTTTAGAAATTGAGAAGGGCGATACTTTTGGATTAGTTGGAGAATCTGGTTGTGGAAAATCGACTTTTGTCAGAACTATTCTGAAATTAATTAATCAAACAGATGGGAAAATCTTCTTTAGAAATGAAGACATATCATCTTTTGATAAGAATACTTCAAGAAAACTAAGAAAGATTATGGGTATGGTCTTTCAAAATCCTCATTCTTCATTAAACCCAAGAATGACAGTATACGACACTATTTCTAGACCTTTGTTAATTCATAAAATTACTAAAAACAAACGAGATACGACTATAAAAATTGTCGAATTGTTGAAATCGATGGGGTTACAAGCAGAGCATATGATAAGATTCCCTCACGAATTGAGTGGTGGACAAAAACAGAGAATAGCTATAGCTCGTGCTTTAGCAGTTGAACCTGAAATAGTATTTTTGGATGAACCAACTTCTGCTTTAGATGTCTCTGTACAGACCAAAATATTAAAATTATTGGAACAAGCCAAAAAAGATAGAGATTTAACCTATTTCTATATTTCGCATGATATCAACTTGATAAGGGTAGTTTCGAACAAAATTGGGGTTATGTATTTAGGAAAAATGGTTGAAACTGGTCAAACTCAAAAAATATTTGAAAAACCTTTACATCCATATACACAAGGGTTATTTAAATCAGTTCCTGAGCCCGACCCTGACAAAAAGCTTCCTGAAGATATGTTGACTGGAGAGGTTCCATCTCCAATAAACCCACCGAACGGTTGTAACTTTCATCCGAGATGTCCATATGCAAAGTCTATCTGTAAAGAAAAGGAACCAGAATTAAAAAGTTATGAAGATGGTAGATTAATTGCCTGCCACCTTTATTTAAAATAA
- a CDS encoding ABC transporter ATP-binding protein has translation MNDILKIDNLKLSFDTEEGKVEALDEVNLSIKEGEFHGLIGETGCGKSVTGQTIIGLLDNNAKIEKGSIYYKGKDILHLKEKEFQRNIRGNEIAMIFQDPSSSLNPVFTIQNQIEEVLKMYRKASKKEFKDIVIEELKKVKLPDAENLLSKYPHELSGGMKQRVMIAMMLACSPSLLIADEPTTALDVSIQSQFLKVIKELKEKFKMTILYITHNLAVVSEICDTVSVMYAGRIVETASVHNIFKNPQHPYTNKLIHSILGVETTLEDLEEIPGSVPRLINPPKGCRFHPRCEEAVDICSKERPYLKEISENHIVACHRR, from the coding sequence ATGAATGATATTTTAAAAATAGACAATCTGAAATTGTCTTTTGATACAGAAGAGGGTAAAGTAGAAGCTTTAGACGAAGTTAACCTTTCAATAAAAGAAGGTGAATTTCACGGGTTAATAGGAGAAACAGGATGTGGAAAAAGTGTAACAGGCCAAACAATAATTGGTTTATTAGACAATAATGCAAAGATAGAAAAAGGGTCTATTTATTATAAAGGTAAAGATATTTTACATTTGAAAGAAAAAGAATTTCAAAGGAATATAAGAGGAAATGAAATAGCTATGATCTTTCAAGATCCTTCCTCTTCTTTAAATCCAGTATTCACAATTCAAAATCAAATTGAAGAAGTTTTAAAAATGTATAGAAAAGCTTCTAAAAAAGAATTTAAAGATATAGTCATTGAAGAACTTAAAAAAGTTAAATTACCTGATGCTGAAAATCTTTTATCAAAGTATCCCCATGAGCTTTCAGGAGGAATGAAACAAAGAGTTATGATCGCCATGATGTTGGCTTGCAGTCCTTCGCTTCTCATTGCTGACGAACCAACAACAGCATTAGATGTTTCTATACAATCTCAATTTTTAAAAGTAATAAAAGAATTAAAAGAAAAATTTAAAATGACAATTTTGTATATTACGCATAATTTAGCCGTTGTAAGTGAAATTTGCGATACGGTTTCTGTTATGTATGCAGGAAGAATTGTGGAAACAGCTTCTGTACACAATATATTTAAAAACCCACAGCACCCTTATACAAATAAATTGATACACAGTATACTTGGTGTTGAAACCACTTTGGAGGACCTTGAAGAAATTCCAGGATCAGTACCAAGGCTTATAAATCCCCCTAAAGGCTGTAGATTTCATCCAAGATGCGAAGAAGCTGTAGATATTTGTTCTAAAGAAAGACCTTATTTAAAAGAAATATCAGAAAATCATATTGTAGCATGTCACAGAAGGTGA
- a CDS encoding ABC transporter permease, with the protein MANSENYNEIINDISNLKKQKSSQLSLVWARFKKNRLALIGFIIIFIIIFIAIFAPLISPYDPLDTDPINRLQAPSKEHWLGTDELGRDVLSRTFYGSRIALQIGLLIVLFEGAIGIFLGVLAGFFGGLTDWIIMRLVDILRSFPVIILAMAIAGIMGQGVYNVVIALGIVGWTTYARMIRSKILTIKNSDYIEAAYSIGESTPSIIWRYVLPNAIPTAIIMMAIMMPTALIASATLSFLGVGVQPPTPDWGSMISAGRDYLIRAPWISTSAGLFIMVTVLGFNFIGDGLRDALDPTTKRN; encoded by the coding sequence ATGGCTAATAGCGAAAATTATAATGAAATTATTAATGATATAAGTAATTTAAAAAAACAAAAAAGCTCCCAACTTTCTTTAGTATGGGCTAGATTCAAGAAGAATAGATTAGCTCTGATAGGCTTTATTATTATCTTTATAATTATTTTTATAGCTATATTCGCTCCTCTTATAAGTCCCTATGATCCTTTAGATACCGATCCTATTAACAGATTACAAGCTCCTTCAAAAGAGCATTGGTTAGGAACTGATGAATTAGGCAGAGACGTATTATCAAGAACTTTTTATGGTTCAAGAATTGCTTTACAAATAGGTCTATTAATTGTCTTATTTGAAGGGGCAATTGGAATATTTTTGGGTGTTTTAGCAGGATTTTTTGGAGGATTGACCGATTGGATTATAATGAGATTAGTGGACATATTAAGATCATTCCCCGTTATTATTCTTGCCATGGCCATTGCAGGAATAATGGGGCAAGGCGTTTACAACGTTGTTATTGCCTTAGGAATCGTCGGATGGACAACATACGCAAGAATGATTAGAAGTAAAATTTTAACCATTAAGAATTCAGACTATATAGAAGCCGCTTATTCTATTGGAGAATCAACACCATCTATAATTTGGAGATATGTACTCCCAAATGCAATCCCAACTGCAATTATAATGATGGCTATAATGATGCCAACTGCATTGATAGCATCAGCCACTTTAAGCTTTTTAGGAGTAGGTGTACAACCTCCAACACCTGATTGGGGTTCTATGATATCTGCAGGAAGAGATTATTTAATAAGAGCTCCTTGGATATCTACAAGTGCAGGTTTGTTCATCATGGTAACCGTACTTGGGTTTAATTTTATAGGTGATGGTTTAAGAGATGCACTTGACCCAACAACTAAACGTAATTAA
- a CDS encoding ABC transporter permease, giving the protein MKNKYWVMRILRTIITAFGVTLIAFLILHLTPGDPARIMLGPYASEENLAAVRAKYKLDQPLYTQYISWMGNVFKGDFGTSIRYNRDVGQLIAERAGPTLILTGSGLLIAVIFGVLLGILAALKRNSFLDYFTTFQAMFWISIPSFWLGILLLYIFGLQLRWVPIAGLMGFSSLILPALSIGLREEAWFARPMRSEMLEVLNQDYIKAAKAKGLKYSVVVMKHALRNALIPIVTMLALRLPWIIGGAVVIEVVFSWGGLGSLLVNSVLARDYPVVQSILLLISITVVLANLLADIIYAVVDPRIKGEG; this is encoded by the coding sequence ATGAAGAATAAATATTGGGTAATGAGAATTTTGAGAACCATAATTACAGCTTTTGGTGTAACTTTAATAGCATTTTTGATTTTACATCTTACGCCTGGAGACCCTGCAAGGATAATGCTAGGCCCCTATGCTTCTGAAGAAAATTTAGCTGCGGTAAGAGCAAAATATAAGTTAGATCAACCTTTATATACTCAATACATTAGCTGGATGGGTAATGTATTTAAGGGTGATTTTGGAACATCTATAAGATATAACAGAGATGTTGGTCAATTGATTGCAGAAAGAGCTGGTCCTACCTTGATTTTAACCGGGAGTGGCCTCTTAATAGCTGTAATTTTTGGTGTTCTTCTGGGAATTTTAGCAGCATTAAAGAGAAATTCATTCCTTGATTATTTTACTACTTTTCAAGCAATGTTTTGGATATCAATTCCATCTTTTTGGCTTGGTATTCTTTTATTATATATATTTGGGTTACAGCTTCGGTGGGTTCCAATCGCTGGATTAATGGGGTTTTCTTCACTAATTTTACCTGCTTTGTCAATAGGATTAAGGGAAGAAGCTTGGTTTGCTAGACCAATGAGATCTGAAATGTTAGAGGTCTTGAATCAAGATTATATAAAAGCTGCCAAAGCAAAAGGATTAAAATATTCCGTAGTTGTAATGAAACATGCCTTAAGAAATGCTCTTATACCAATAGTAACTATGCTTGCTTTGAGACTCCCTTGGATAATAGGCGGAGCAGTAGTAATAGAAGTAGTTTTTTCATGGGGAGGTTTAGGAAGTCTATTAGTCAACAGTGTTTTAGCCAGAGATTATCCTGTAGTTCAATCAATTTTATTACTGATTTCGATTACCGTCGTTTTAGCCAATTTATTAGCTGACATAATATACGCAGTAGTAGATCCAAGAATAAAAGGGGAGGGATGA
- the rpmE gene encoding 50S ribosomal protein L31, with amino-acid sequence MKKGIHPEMKLITVKCACGAEHKIYSTADNFRLDVCSECHPFYQGEGSGYLDTEGRIQKFKNKYKDYLKK; translated from the coding sequence ATGAAAAAAGGAATTCATCCTGAAATGAAATTAATAACAGTAAAATGTGCATGTGGAGCTGAACACAAGATTTATTCAACAGCAGACAATTTTAGATTAGATGTTTGTTCTGAATGTCATCCTTTCTACCAAGGAGAAGGATCAGGATACTTAGATACAGAAGGTAGAATTCAAAAATTCAAGAACAAATATAAAGATTATCTTAAAAAATAA
- a CDS encoding S1 RNA-binding domain-containing protein, translated as MVSESIAQGTVINAKVKDIKKFGAFLEIENGEEGFVHISKLSKKYVKNVSDFLEVGQEVKGKVIGKTKDGKYEISLKDTDEDTGRENSENFEKKLSRFLKDSDRKISEFRKHMDKKRGNKRR; from the coding sequence ATTGTGAGCGAAAGTATTGCCCAAGGAACAGTAATTAATGCCAAAGTAAAGGATATAAAAAAATTTGGCGCTTTTTTGGAAATTGAAAATGGAGAAGAGGGATTTGTCCATATTTCAAAGCTATCCAAAAAGTATGTAAAGAACGTGTCAGATTTTTTAGAAGTAGGACAAGAAGTTAAAGGTAAAGTTATTGGAAAAACAAAAGATGGGAAATACGAAATATCTTTAAAAGACACTGATGAAGACACGGGAAGAGAAAATTCAGAAAATTTTGAAAAAAAATTGAGCCGATTCTTAAAAGATAGCGATAGAAAAATATCCGAATTCAGAAAACATATGGATAAAAAAAGAGGAAATAAAAGAAGATAA
- the hisS gene encoding histidine--tRNA ligase, which yields MKYSKIKGTQDIFGDDIKYWNFLEKNLREILIKYGYHEIRTPIFENTELFYRSIGENTDVVQKEMYTFKDKGERSITLRPEGTAPTVRAYVENSMINFGQPYKLFYIGPMFRYEKPQSGRYRQFHQAGAEIFGTDFPVADAEVIAMLDKFFKKIGLREYSIKINSIGSLESRNKYREVLKEYYSDKIDNMCDDCKRRYNTNIMRLLDCKVDKEYSKDAPSILDSLTDEDKEHFENVKSFLDSFEVEYEIDSSIVRGLDYYNLTAFEVEHNKLGAQSVIAGGGRYDGLVKELGGPNTPAIGFGIGIERVILAIKEEKIEINNPEEVDVYIAYIGKKSAKTAIEIANILRDRGIKTYLNISKRNVSGQLKHANKVNAKFSVIFGNEEIEKDIVTFRDMESGEQTQVERSWFVDLIIEKLNNR from the coding sequence TTGAAATATTCTAAAATCAAAGGCACACAGGATATTTTTGGTGATGATATTAAATATTGGAATTTCTTAGAAAAAAATTTGAGAGAAATTTTAATAAAATATGGTTATCATGAAATAAGAACCCCGATTTTTGAAAATACTGAATTATTCTACAGAAGTATTGGAGAAAATACTGATGTAGTACAAAAAGAAATGTATACTTTTAAAGATAAAGGCGAGAGGTCAATAACTTTAAGACCCGAAGGTACTGCTCCAACTGTAAGAGCTTATGTAGAAAACTCTATGATAAATTTTGGGCAACCTTATAAACTTTTTTATATTGGGCCAATGTTTCGTTATGAAAAACCACAAAGTGGTAGATATAGACAATTTCATCAAGCAGGAGCAGAAATATTTGGGACAGACTTTCCCGTGGCTGATGCTGAAGTTATTGCTATGCTTGATAAATTTTTTAAGAAAATTGGGCTTAGAGAATATTCTATAAAAATAAATTCTATAGGATCTTTAGAGAGTAGAAATAAGTATAGGGAAGTCCTTAAAGAATATTATTCAGATAAAATAGATAATATGTGTGATGACTGTAAAAGGAGATACAATACGAATATAATGAGACTTTTAGATTGTAAAGTTGATAAGGAGTATTCTAAAGATGCTCCCTCTATTCTTGATTCATTAACGGATGAGGATAAAGAGCATTTTGAAAATGTAAAATCTTTTTTAGATTCTTTTGAAGTTGAATACGAAATTGATTCATCAATAGTTAGAGGTTTAGATTATTATAATTTGACGGCTTTTGAAGTTGAACACAATAAGCTTGGAGCTCAATCTGTAATTGCTGGAGGAGGAAGATATGATGGTCTTGTCAAAGAATTAGGCGGTCCAAATACTCCAGCTATAGGTTTTGGTATTGGCATTGAGAGAGTTATATTGGCAATAAAAGAAGAAAAAATAGAGATAAACAATCCTGAAGAGGTAGATGTTTATATAGCTTATATTGGTAAAAAATCTGCTAAAACAGCTATAGAAATTGCCAATATTTTAAGAGATAGAGGAATAAAAACATATTTAAACATTTCAAAAAGAAATGTGAGCGGCCAACTAAAACATGCAAATAAAGTGAACGCAAAATTTTCAGTTATATTTGGTAACGAAGAAATTGAAAAAGATATAGTTACGTTCAGAGATATGGAAAGTGGAGAACAAACACAAGTAGAAAGAAGCTGGTTTGTCGATTTGATTATAGAAAAATTAAACAATAGATAA